The following are encoded in a window of Scophthalmus maximus strain ysfricsl-2021 chromosome 2, ASM2237912v1, whole genome shotgun sequence genomic DNA:
- the LOC118300994 gene encoding cytochrome P450 4F3, which produces MSLLQGVLSWVLSWAGLCQIMAVVGIGLVALVAVWMARLLARHAWYTHRLSCFCRPHADSWLMGHMGQMQSTEEGLLQVDELVQTYKHSCSWFLGPFYHFVRVFHPDYVKPLLMASASITVKDELIYGHLRPWLGRSLLLSNGEEWLRRRRLLTPVFHFDILKSYVATFNTSTDTMHGKWRCLVAEGRANMEMFDHVTLMTLDSLLKCVFSYNSNCQELTSEYVSAIVELSDLIIDRRLKILHHWDWFYWKTQQGKKFKKALSVVHGFTSEVVQKRRTLINQQTGAETDFTTAPQRRKDFLDLILQSKDDDGLGLTDEEIQAEANTFMFAGHDTTASAICWTLYNLARHAHFQEKCRQEVMDLMQGRDRHAIEWEDLSNLTFTTMCIRESLRLHSPVQAVTRQYTQDMALPGGRTVPEGAICLVSIYGTHHNPTVWTNPNEFDPLRFDPSNTKKRPSHAFIPFSSGPRNCIGQKFALAELRVVVALTLLRFRLTLGVNPELGTSSGGIRRVPQLVLRAEGGLWLRLEPLTTPGVEEP; this is translated from the exons ATGTCTCTCCTGCAGGGTGTCCTCTCCTGGGTCCTCAGCTGGGCCGGCCTCTGTCAGATCATGGCCGTGGTCGGCATAGGCCTGGTTGCCTTGGTGGCGGTTTGGATGGCGAGGCTGTTGGCGCGTCACGCCTGGTACACGCACAGACTGTCCTGTTTCTGCAGGCCACATGCAGACTCTTGGCTGATGGGCCACATGGGCCAG ATGCAGAGCACGGAGGAAGGTCTCCTCCAGGTGGACGAGCTGGTGCAGACGTACAAACACTCCTGCAGCTGGTTCCTCGGTCCTTTCTATCACTTTGTCAGAGTCTTCCACCCAGACTATGTCAAACCTCTACTAATGGCATCAG CCAGCATTacagtgaaagatgagctcatCTATGGCCATCTGCGTCCATGGCTTG GACGGAGTCTGTTGCTAAGCAACGGGGAGGAGTGGCTTcgcaggaggaggctgctgactccagtttttcattttgacattctGAAGAGCTACGTCGCCACGTTCAACACCTCAACCGACACCATgcat GGTAAATGGCGCTGCCTGGTGGCAGAGGGCAGAGCCAACATGGAGATGTTTGACCATGTCACTCTGATGACACTGGACAGTTTactgaaatgtgtctttagCTACAACAGCAACTGTCAGGA GTTGACCAGTGAGTACGTGTCAGCCATCGTGGAGCTCAGTGACCTGATAATAGACCGTCGCCTCAAGATTTTACACCACTGGGACTGGTTTTACTGGAAAACACAGCAGGGGAAAAAGTTCAAGAAGGCCTTAAGTGTCGTACACGG GTTCACCAGTGAAGTGGTTCAGAAGCGTCGCACCCTCATCAACCAGCAGACGGGGGCGGAAACAGATTTCACCACAGCGCCACAGAGAAGGAAGGATTTTTTGGACCTCATACTGCAGTCAAAG GATGACGACGGACTAGGCCTGACAGATGAGGAGATACAGGCGGAGGCAAACACCTTCATGTTCGCAG GTCATGACACCACAGCCAGCGCGATTTGCTGGACCCTCTATAATCTGGCGCGCCATGCGCACTTTCAGGAGAAATGCAGGCAAGAAGTGATGGATCTGATGCAAGGACGAGACAGACATGCAATAGAGTG ggaggatcTGTCCAACCTCACCTTCACCACCATGTGCATCAGAGAAAGCCTCCGACTCCACTCTCCTGTGCAGGCCGTAACGAGGCAATACACCCAGGACATGGCGCTTCCAGGGGGCCGGACGGTTCCAGAGG GTGCCATTTGTCTGGTCAGTATTTACGGAACACACCACAACCCCACCGTCTGGACAAACCCCAAT GAGTTTGATCCTCTTCGTTTTGACCcatccaacacaaaaaaacgtCCGTCTCACGCGTTCATTCCCTTTTCTTCAGGCCCCAG GAACTGTATTGGTCAGAAGTTCGCCCTGGCAGAGCTGCGAGTCGTTGTGGCGTTGACCCTGCTCAGGTTTCGCCTGACCCTCGGAGTGAACCCAGAACTCGGGACCAGCTCCGGGGGCATTCGTCGTGTCCCCCAGCTCGTCTTGCGGGCTGAGGGAGGCCTGTGGCTGCGGCTGGAGCCTCTGACGACACCCGGCGTGGAGGAACCATAG